The Filimonas lacunae genomic sequence GAATGATTATCCGAAATGGCTTTTGTATATACATGATACTTTATATCAAAACTAGCTCTTATACTTTTTCAAAGGAACACTGAAACCAATGTTGGCTATCATTTCATAACAACCAAAAGTTTGCTTGGCTCTACCCTGATAAACTTTCAGGTTGTAGTAATGAGCGCCTACCAGTTTGTTACAAAATTCCAGGTAACCATATTTAAAGAAAGTTGCACGTACAGCTGCTTCACCACCTATACAAAAGCCACCGAACTGGAAGCCCTGATCATTGTCTTGTCCAAAAATGGTATTTTGAACGTGTGGAATAACCACACCTACACCACCTTTCAGCAATAAAGACAGGTTAAACCATTTTTGATGAAAGTTAGAGATCTGCTTGCGGTGTACCAGGTTAAACAACAGGAAGTTTGCGCCGTTATTTAACTGATACTGTAACTGCGGATTAGCAAGATCATCGTTGCGACGATATTCATCCACATGCTTTCCATCAATAGTGCCTTTAACATGTAACAGTTGATCTTGCTTTACCTGGTATTTGGTATGATCGAAGTTTACTTCAAAAGCCCAGTTGTCTTTAAACCAGTAACCTACGCGGTAGTTGTATTGAGGAATGCTGATAGCTTGCTTGAAAATATTTTCGTCCCATCCTGGTTTGTCCTTCGCTTGTACACGCACAAACGTGAAGTCGTTATTTAAACCGGGTTGTTTAACGTGGATGGAACTTGCGGTATACCACTCTTTGTTGTATCCCCATGATCCGTAAAATTCACCTTTCTTACCAGGTTGAAAATACTTTTCCTGAGATTGAGCTTGTACCTGTGCAGTAAACATTACTGCTACCGCCAATATAGCAAAGGCGACTTTTACTGTTTTTTTCATTGCTTGGTTTTGAACTACAATTATTATGTCGGGTTCTACAGTTGGGAGAGGGCTTTCACTTTTACTTAACTAAAAGGCACGCAAATGTACACGCTATTTTCAGTTTAGCCCGTGGTGTTTTTACATAAATTATTTACCCGCTATAATTATCGGAACAGTAGTTCACAGGGTTTCAATCCTGTATGCTTTTTGAAAGCCGCCGAGAAATGGGAAATAGAAGAATATCCCAGCATAGCCGATACGTCGGTAACACTTAACGCCTTCTCGTACAACAGGTATTTTGCATGCTCCATACGCTGCTGCTGGTAGAAGTCGAATATGGTGGTACCAAACACTTCCTTGAAGCCTTTTTTCAGGTAGCATTCGTTCATAGCTACTTTGCGGCTCAGTTCTTTGATGGTGATAGGGTCACCTATGTGACGAAGTAGTATCTCTCTTGCCTGGTAAATGCGATCGCGTCCGCTTTCATCTGCCAGGAATTTACAGGCAAAGCCTGATTCTTCTTTCTCTTCAATTAAACATTCCAGGCTGTATAACAACAGTTCCTGCACCTTAGCGTTTACAAAAATATTTTCCATGGCGCCGCTGTAGCTATGATTTAATAGCGCATCCAGCACCACACGTTTACGGCTGCAAACGGGGAATATTTTGGTAAATGAATTCGGATGTTTAAAAGCCAGCACTTCATCTTTTTTATTGGTCAGTTTTACGTTGTGTGTAAACTGGCCGAGGAAGTTGGCCGAAAAATGGAAAGAGAATACATCAATGGTTTCATGTTTACCGCTACAGTTTTGTGTAGGCACCTCGCTGCATTGGGCACAGCTTTTGTCGAAACAATATTTGTTTCCGGTGGTACAATAGCGCATTTCCAGGAAGTTTTCTTCCGGAGCAGATGCACTGTAGTGATATACCAGCATACCGGTGTCATCGCCTGACCACTTCTGCTGGGGGTAGTATCTTCTGATAACATATTGAATAGAACCAGGCACGTGCTGTTCTTTCATATGTAACAGGTTCATACTCGGCTCTACCGTGTTCCTGTGCGCCACCTTCAATATATCGAGAGCTTGTAACATGATGAGGCAAAATTAATGTATCAACATGTAAATCCGGGGTAACTTTTCAACATTCGTGGATTATGGCAATAAAATGACGTTAAAGTGGGGGCAATATGGGGGTAAATAAGGCTGTAAAAGCGCTCTTTTAACAGGAAAAGCGCTCTTTTTTCCGTAATTTTGCCAGCTTTCATTCGATAACAAACAACCGTTCATATCAATTTATGAGTGAAGAAATATTAGACATAGCCGCCCCCGCGCAACCGGGTTATGAGGCAGACAGCATTCAGGTACTTGAAGGGCTGGAAGCCGTTAGAAAAAGGCCGGCGATGTATATTGGCGATGTAGGGGTAAAAGGCTTGCATCACCTGGTATACGAAGTAGTTGATAACTCTATTGATGAAGCCCTTGCGGGTTATTGTAAAAACATCCAGGTTACCATTCATGAA encodes the following:
- a CDS encoding helix-turn-helix domain-containing protein, with the translated sequence MLQALDILKVAHRNTVEPSMNLLHMKEQHVPGSIQYVIRRYYPQQKWSGDDTGMLVYHYSASAPEENFLEMRYCTTGNKYCFDKSCAQCSEVPTQNCSGKHETIDVFSFHFSANFLGQFTHNVKLTNKKDEVLAFKHPNSFTKIFPVCSRKRVVLDALLNHSYSGAMENIFVNAKVQELLLYSLECLIEEKEESGFACKFLADESGRDRIYQAREILLRHIGDPITIKELSRKVAMNECYLKKGFKEVFGTTIFDFYQQQRMEHAKYLLYEKALSVTDVSAMLGYSSISHFSAAFKKHTGLKPCELLFR